One window from the genome of Pseudoliparis swirei isolate HS2019 ecotype Mariana Trench chromosome 24, NWPU_hadal_v1, whole genome shotgun sequence encodes:
- the LOC130190762 gene encoding dnaJ homolog subfamily A member 3, mitochondrial-like yields the protein MASPAARLAARCWPSGLRCAGLLDVSAGQAAVCSASTPRTHRGGAAGARSAVGPGSAVTLGAPAGSRAPGGISCRRFHSSSWARQQDLYAVLGVARGAAQKDIKKAYYQLAKKFHPDTNPEEPAAQEKFTQLAEAYEVLGDEVKRRQYDTYGVAGLDPSRAGSAGRQQYHRAGGATVDPEELFRKIFGEFTGGRGFKDVHHMFDRRPEFVMELTFSEAALGAAKPLAVNLDDSCPRCEGRANEPGTRVAHCHYCSGTGTETVSTGPFTMRSACRRCGGKGTIINTPCALCRGSGLTKKRQTLTVPVPAGVEDGQAVRMAVGITEILITFRVQRSPVFRRSGVDIHSDVMISVAQAVLGGTATAPGLHRTISMLIPASCPADQVIRLQGEGIRRVSGSGSGDHYAHVKIRVPKKLTPRQRALLLSFAEDELLVSGSVSGLEPRAGGARSSGSGTKSTDSEEEEERRKEEEGGFLSKMKKMFT from the exons ATGGCGTCCCCCGCGGCCCGGCTGGCGGCGCGCTGCTGGCCGTCGGGACTCCGCTGCGCCGGTTTGCTGGATGTCTCCGCGGGACAAGCGGCGGTGTGTTCGGCCTCCACGCCGCGGACACACCGGGGAGGAGCGGCGGGGGCCCGGAGCGCGGTGGGGCCCGGAAGTGCCGTGACATTGGGAGCACCGGCAG GCTCCAGGGCTCCCGGTGGGATCTCCTGCCGCCGCTTCCACAGCAGCAGCTGGGCCCGGCAGCAGGACCTGTACGCGGTGCTGGGGGTCGCCCGCGGCGCGGCGCAGAAGGACATCAAGAAGGCCTACTACCAG CTGGCTAAGAAGTTCCACCCGGACACCAACCCAGAGGAGCCGGCGGCCCAGGAGAAGTTCACCCAGCTGGCCGAGGCCTACGag GTGCTGGGTGacgaggtgaagaggaggcagTACGACACGTACGGGGTGGCGGGCCTGGACCCGAGCCGGGCCGGGTCGGCCGGCCGGCAGCAGTACCACCGGGCCGGGGGGGCCACTGTGGACCCCGAGGAGCTGTTCAGGAAGATCTTTGGAGAGTTCACGGGAGGGAGGGGCTTCAAGGACGTCCACCACATGTTCGACCGGCGGCCCGAG TTCGTGATGGAGCTGACGTTCTCGGAGGCGGCCCTCGGCGCCGCCAAGCCGCTGGCGGTGAACCTGGACGACTCCTGTCCGCGCTGCGAGGGCCGGGCCAACGAGCCGGGGACCCGGGTCGCCCACTGCCACTACTGCAGCGGCACCGGCACG GAGACGGTGAGCACCGGCCCCTTCACGATGCGCAGCGCCTGCCGCCGCTGCGGCGGGAAGGGAACCATCATCAACACGCCGTGCGCCCTGTGCCGAGGCTCCGGCCTCACCAAGAAGAGGCAGACGCTCACGGTGCCGGTGCCGGCCG GAGTGGAGGACGGGCAGGCGGTCCGCATGGCGGTCGGGATCACCGAGATCCTCATCACGTTCAGg GTCCAGAGGAGTCCGGTCTTCCGGCGCAGTGGAGTGGACATCCACTCCGACGTGATGATCTCGGTGGCTCAGGCCGTCCTGGGAGGAACCGCCACGGCGCCGGGCCTCCACCGGACCATCAGCATGCTG ATCCCCGCCAGCTGTCCGGCTGACCAGGTGATCCGGCTCCAGGGCGAAGGGATCCGCCGGGTGAGCGGCTCCGGCTCCGGGGACCACTACGCCCACGTCAAGATCCGGGTCCCCAA GAAGCTGACCCCCCGGCAGCGCGCTCTGCTGCTGAGCTTCGCTGAGGACGAGCTGCTCGTGTCCGGCTCGGTGAGCGGGCTGGAGCCGCGCGCAG GGGGCGCCAGATCGTCCGGTTCTGGGACCAAGTCCACCGActccgaggaggaagaggagcggaggaaggaggaagagggaggcttcctctccaagatgaagaagatgttcacatga